A genome region from Crossiella equi includes the following:
- a CDS encoding DNA primase family protein: MLAQALDQDKPLQAYPEDLAAYVHARFGVHELGGLHVGVTAIRHGGQVENRSVPADDIDAIIRAVAALDADETTAGVFLAQALADRPLTSGRYRAVDARALTHLWAEIDFGKLDAPPTAKDAMRVIDAIGLQPTLIKNTGHGLHVEFALAEPWRLDTDADRREAADLERDLVRTLALRAREAGLWEVDRVGDLARIMRVVGTTNRKDLASPKSVAILLHEPNRAYEPSEIRAALVDRSFLDAADQRGGVTDGQQRAMLARIDLRRAWSEAQRGGAQELLSLLEEADPSSRLLGLWREAAAPGVDDSREDLKLGNSAFALFRSAGEDEALHKAALVIMSNRIRTNRKTDKVDPARRVDYLARTLARIAKPRTGCAEPMPLVVLQAKAATLAEPPFAEDTGERESPALAAPETSEPIDFSRSERWDYSHEGNAARFVAVHGTGTVAWVPGLNVTRTWRGNVWATDTGTHLHALWSHVTKLMRVQADAELKAAQDAVAVDQDDQDAKAALKRAQKFDAWATKSRMGSDVKYTVTAVRALPGVEVPAGLWDSNPRLLNVGNGTLEIDYDGTPTLREHRAADRITQQSGTAYDPDATAPSWEKFLGEAIPDAGVRRVFQALAGLSLLGDNAEHVFGFLIGPTRSGKTVALETLGKILDSPEDPALGYSGAFELSVLRPKRESGGNPQLVRLLDRRMVWTAETADGLPLNADQLKRFSGGDRIAVRDNYARSGSVQDRAPKFVPWAAANKPPQIEGADAALAERIIAIPFPNTRPADRRETRLAERIAREESSGVLNWALAGLKDVIANPQILRSELPKPCRRARDEMLAEVDPVRRWLAEATEPCDCENGHCCVTNPAAWGAFRAAMDDQRERGITQNSFSRGLKDAGHPATVVKIDGRTVKVRRGLRLTDEYRAELARRTAEDERGAVRI, translated from the coding sequence ATGCTAGCGCAAGCCCTTGACCAGGACAAACCGCTTCAGGCATACCCCGAAGACCTCGCCGCCTACGTGCACGCCCGCTTCGGTGTGCACGAGCTGGGTGGCCTCCACGTTGGCGTCACCGCGATCCGCCACGGCGGCCAAGTCGAGAATCGGTCCGTCCCCGCGGACGACATCGATGCGATCATCCGCGCCGTCGCCGCACTCGACGCCGATGAGACCACGGCGGGCGTGTTCCTCGCCCAAGCGCTCGCGGACCGGCCGCTCACCAGCGGGCGCTACCGGGCTGTCGATGCGAGGGCACTGACGCACTTGTGGGCCGAGATCGACTTCGGCAAGCTTGACGCGCCGCCCACCGCGAAGGACGCGATGCGTGTGATCGACGCGATCGGCTTGCAGCCGACGTTGATCAAGAACACCGGCCATGGCCTGCACGTCGAGTTCGCCTTGGCTGAGCCGTGGCGCCTGGACACCGACGCCGACCGCCGCGAGGCTGCCGACCTGGAGCGCGACCTCGTCCGCACGCTGGCCCTGCGCGCCCGCGAGGCGGGCCTGTGGGAGGTGGACCGCGTCGGCGACCTTGCGCGGATCATGCGCGTGGTCGGCACGACGAACCGTAAGGACCTGGCCAGCCCCAAGTCGGTCGCCATCCTGCTGCACGAACCGAATCGCGCCTACGAGCCGTCGGAGATCCGCGCCGCGCTGGTTGATCGCTCGTTCCTGGATGCGGCCGACCAGCGCGGGGGCGTCACGGATGGGCAGCAGCGCGCCATGCTGGCCCGGATCGACCTGCGCCGGGCCTGGTCCGAGGCTCAGCGGGGCGGGGCGCAGGAGCTGCTGAGCCTGCTAGAGGAGGCGGATCCGAGCAGTCGCCTTCTTGGGCTATGGCGCGAAGCCGCCGCGCCCGGCGTGGATGACTCCAGGGAAGACCTCAAGCTCGGCAATTCCGCGTTCGCGCTTTTCAGGTCCGCTGGGGAGGACGAGGCCCTGCACAAGGCCGCTCTCGTGATCATGAGCAACCGCATCCGCACCAACCGCAAGACCGACAAGGTCGATCCGGCCCGGCGGGTCGATTACCTGGCGCGGACGCTGGCGCGGATCGCCAAGCCGCGCACCGGCTGCGCGGAGCCGATGCCCCTGGTGGTGTTGCAGGCGAAGGCGGCCACGCTCGCGGAACCTCCGTTCGCGGAGGACACCGGCGAGCGGGAGAGCCCCGCTCTGGCCGCCCCGGAGACCAGCGAGCCGATCGACTTCAGCCGGTCCGAGCGCTGGGACTACAGCCACGAGGGCAACGCCGCCCGGTTCGTCGCCGTGCACGGCACCGGCACCGTGGCGTGGGTGCCCGGTCTGAACGTCACCCGCACCTGGCGTGGCAACGTCTGGGCCACCGACACCGGCACCCACCTGCACGCTCTGTGGAGCCATGTCACCAAGCTGATGCGCGTGCAGGCTGACGCCGAGCTGAAGGCCGCGCAGGACGCCGTAGCTGTCGATCAGGACGACCAGGATGCCAAGGCCGCCTTGAAGCGCGCTCAGAAGTTCGACGCCTGGGCCACCAAGAGCCGCATGGGCTCCGACGTGAAGTACACGGTGACGGCCGTGCGCGCCCTGCCCGGCGTCGAGGTCCCGGCCGGGCTGTGGGATTCGAACCCGCGCTTGCTCAACGTCGGCAATGGCACGCTGGAGATCGACTACGACGGCACGCCAACCCTGCGTGAGCACCGCGCGGCCGACAGAATCACCCAGCAGTCCGGCACCGCGTACGACCCGGACGCGACGGCTCCTAGCTGGGAAAAGTTCCTCGGCGAAGCCATCCCTGATGCAGGTGTCCGCCGTGTCTTCCAGGCACTGGCAGGGCTCAGCCTTCTCGGTGACAACGCAGAGCACGTGTTCGGGTTCTTGATCGGCCCCACGCGCTCCGGCAAGACCGTCGCACTGGAAACGCTGGGCAAGATCCTGGACAGCCCCGAGGACCCCGCCCTTGGCTACAGCGGGGCCTTCGAGCTGTCCGTCCTGCGCCCCAAGCGCGAGAGCGGCGGCAACCCGCAGCTCGTCCGGCTGCTGGATCGCCGCATGGTGTGGACCGCCGAGACTGCTGACGGGTTGCCGCTCAATGCTGACCAGCTCAAGCGCTTTAGCGGCGGTGACCGGATCGCCGTGCGCGACAACTACGCCCGTTCTGGAAGTGTTCAAGACCGGGCGCCGAAGTTTGTGCCCTGGGCCGCCGCGAACAAGCCGCCGCAGATCGAGGGGGCGGACGCGGCACTGGCGGAGCGGATCATCGCGATCCCGTTCCCGAACACCCGGCCCGCCGACCGGCGAGAGACACGGCTGGCCGAACGGATCGCCCGCGAGGAAAGCTCCGGGGTCCTGAACTGGGCGCTGGCCGGACTCAAGGACGTCATCGCGAACCCGCAGATCCTGCGCTCCGAACTGCCCAAGCCATGCAGGCGCGCCCGGGACGAAATGCTCGCTGAGGTCGACCCGGTCCGGCGCTGGCTGGCCGAGGCCACCGAGCCCTGCGACTGCGAGAACGGCCACTGCTGCGTCACCAACCCAGCAGCTTGGGGGGCGTTCAGGGCCGCGATGGACGACCAGCGTGAACGGGGAATCACGCAGAACTCGTTCAGCCGAGGCCTCAAGGACGCAGGTCACCCGGCCACGGTGGTCAAGATCGACGGGCGGACGGTCAAGGTCCGGCGCGGGCTGCGTCTCACCGACGAGTACCGCGCGGAGCTCGCGCGACGGACGGCCGAGGATGAACGCGGAGCGGTCCGCATCTGA
- a CDS encoding PaaI family thioesterase, protein MTTVPQSWGEPRSKTVTWYDPKKMAETGAGVSGLEYLTAMVDGQLPPPPIAGLLGFRATAVKEGEVVFVCTPDESAYNPIGVVHGGLVCTLLDSAAGCAVHSTLAAGVGYTSVEIKVSYLRAVHADSGELTVRGWVTKPGRRIAFAEAAVTDEQGRLVASASSSCLVMGLA, encoded by the coding sequence ATGACGACCGTGCCGCAGTCCTGGGGCGAACCCCGCAGCAAGACCGTGACCTGGTACGACCCCAAGAAGATGGCGGAGACCGGGGCCGGGGTGTCCGGCCTGGAGTACCTCACCGCCATGGTCGACGGGCAGCTGCCGCCCCCGCCCATCGCCGGTCTGCTCGGCTTCCGCGCCACCGCGGTCAAGGAGGGCGAGGTGGTTTTCGTCTGCACGCCCGACGAGTCGGCGTACAACCCGATCGGCGTGGTGCACGGCGGCCTGGTCTGCACCCTGCTCGACTCGGCGGCGGGCTGCGCCGTGCACAGCACCCTGGCCGCGGGCGTGGGCTACACCTCGGTGGAGATCAAGGTCAGCTACCTGCGGGCGGTGCACGCCGACTCGGGTGAGCTGACCGTGCGCGGCTGGGTGACCAAGCCGGGGCGGCGGATCGCCTTCGCCGAGGCCGCGGTCACCGACGAGCAGGGCCGTCTGGTGGCGAGCGCGTCCAGCAGCTGCCTGGTCATGGGCCTGGCCTAG
- a CDS encoding radical SAM protein, whose translation MYCFARNSHTYLDLDAGADFDSQVVVKVNAAEVLAKQVRSPRWGREHVAMGTNTDPYQRAEGRYALMPGIIRALADSGTPLSILTKGTVLARDIPLLAQAARQVPVGVGVSLALLDEELQRTLEPGTPSPRARLDLVRRLADAGLPCGVFVAPVLPWLTDSTQALDSLLGQVAAAGATGVTVFPLHLRPGAREWFLAWLAREHPRHLAGYQRVYGRGGYADRRYRAWLAERVAPLVRRHGLDRARRQDGGVPGDEEAVWPDGSLPAGAPRGARVSQEQLTLL comes from the coding sequence GTGTACTGCTTCGCCCGCAACAGTCACACCTATCTCGACCTGGATGCCGGGGCGGACTTCGACAGCCAGGTGGTGGTCAAGGTGAACGCCGCGGAGGTGCTCGCCAAGCAGGTGCGGTCGCCGCGGTGGGGGCGGGAGCACGTGGCCATGGGGACCAACACCGATCCGTACCAGCGGGCCGAGGGGCGGTATGCGTTGATGCCCGGCATCATCCGGGCGCTCGCCGACTCCGGCACGCCGCTGTCCATCCTGACCAAGGGCACCGTGCTCGCGCGGGACATCCCGTTGCTGGCCCAGGCCGCCCGGCAGGTGCCGGTCGGGGTCGGGGTGTCCCTGGCCCTGCTGGACGAGGAGCTCCAGCGCACCCTCGAGCCCGGGACGCCCTCGCCCCGGGCCCGGCTGGACCTGGTGCGGCGGCTGGCCGATGCCGGACTGCCGTGCGGGGTGTTCGTCGCGCCCGTGCTGCCCTGGCTCACCGACTCCACGCAGGCCCTGGACTCCCTGCTCGGGCAGGTCGCGGCGGCCGGGGCCACCGGGGTCACCGTGTTCCCGCTGCACCTGCGGCCCGGGGCGCGCGAGTGGTTCCTGGCCTGGCTGGCCAGGGAACATCCTCGGCACCTGGCCGGTTACCAGCGGGTATACGGTCGTGGCGGCTACGCCGACCGCCGCTACCGGGCCTGGCTCGCCGAGCGGGTCGCGCCCCTGGTGCGCCGCCACGGCCTGGACCGGGCGCGGCGCCAGGACGGCGGGGTGCCCGGAGACGAGGAGGCGGTGTGGCCGGACGGCAGCCTGCCCGCGGGCGCGCCCCGGGGCGCCAGGGTCAGCCAGGAGCAGCTCACCCTGCTGTGA
- a CDS encoding TIGR03084 family metal-binding protein, with protein MSTLARVLGDLHAESAELDGLVAGLDADGLATPTPAEGWTIAHQIAHLAWTDRQAISAATDPEGFFRAATAANPLTYVEDGAREGVGESPGSLLGRWRDGRAALARALTAFPDGEKIPWFGPPMKPASMATARIMETWAHAQDVADALGVRREPTDRLQHIAHLGVRTMGFAYTVHQLPPPQDPVRVELTGPSGEVWTWGPPEAADRVTGTALDFCLLVVRRRHPDDLALTVTGPTATQWLSIAQAFAGPPGDGRKAGQFDA; from the coding sequence ATGAGCACACTGGCGCGGGTCCTGGGTGACCTGCACGCCGAGAGCGCCGAGCTGGACGGCCTGGTCGCCGGGCTGGACGCCGACGGGCTGGCCACGCCCACGCCCGCCGAGGGCTGGACCATCGCGCACCAGATCGCGCACCTGGCCTGGACCGACCGGCAGGCCATCAGCGCCGCCACCGATCCCGAGGGCTTCTTCCGCGCCGCCACGGCCGCCAACCCGCTGACCTACGTCGAGGACGGCGCCCGCGAAGGCGTCGGCGAGAGCCCCGGGTCGCTGCTCGGCCGCTGGCGCGACGGGCGGGCCGCCCTGGCGCGGGCGCTCACCGCGTTCCCCGACGGGGAGAAGATCCCCTGGTTCGGGCCGCCCATGAAACCCGCGTCCATGGCCACCGCCCGCATCATGGAGACCTGGGCGCACGCGCAGGACGTCGCCGACGCGCTGGGCGTCCGGCGCGAGCCCACCGACCGGCTCCAGCACATCGCGCACCTCGGTGTGCGCACCATGGGCTTCGCCTACACCGTGCACCAGCTGCCCCCGCCACAGGACCCGGTGCGCGTCGAGCTGACCGGCCCGTCCGGCGAGGTCTGGACCTGGGGACCGCCCGAGGCCGCCGACCGCGTTACCGGCACCGCACTGGACTTCTGCCTCCTGGTGGTGCGCCGCCGCCACCCCGACGACCTCGCCCTCACCGTCACCGGACCCACCGCCACCCAGTGGCTGTCCATCGCGCAGGCCTTCGCCGGACCGCCCGGGGACGGCCGGAAGGCAGGCCAGTTCGATGCCTGA
- a CDS encoding DUF4865 family protein encodes MLAMRYAITLPADYDMGIIHDRVATKGPLLDDFPGLGVKAYLVRERGEHGSPVNQYAPFYLWRTLEGMNDFLWGQGFRGLCADFGRPVVQHWTGLAFEHGPHGLDSTPATATTHLSTLCTQDPGASIAAAVEAHAAHAKTPGVFCSALAVDTRTWELLRYTLWREEPPADAGVRFGVGHLSRPGLAELPTGRQW; translated from the coding sequence ATGCTGGCGATGCGCTACGCGATCACCCTTCCCGCCGACTACGACATGGGCATCATCCACGACCGGGTGGCCACGAAGGGCCCGCTGCTGGACGACTTCCCCGGCCTGGGGGTGAAGGCCTACCTGGTGCGCGAGCGCGGCGAGCACGGTTCGCCGGTAAACCAGTACGCCCCGTTCTACCTGTGGCGCACCCTGGAGGGCATGAACGACTTCCTCTGGGGGCAGGGGTTCCGCGGCCTGTGCGCGGACTTCGGTCGCCCCGTCGTGCAGCACTGGACCGGCCTGGCCTTCGAGCACGGTCCGCACGGCCTGGACTCCACCCCCGCCACCGCCACCACCCACCTGTCCACCCTGTGCACGCAGGACCCGGGCGCCTCGATCGCGGCCGCGGTCGAGGCGCACGCCGCCCACGCGAAGACGCCGGGCGTGTTCTGCAGCGCGCTGGCCGTGGACACGCGCACCTGGGAGCTGCTGCGCTACACGCTCTGGCGGGAGGAGCCGCCCGCCGACGCGGGGGTGCGCTTCGGGGTCGGGCACCTGTCCCGCCCGGGCCTGGCCGAGCTGCCCACCGGGAGGCAGTGGTGA
- a CDS encoding helix-turn-helix transcriptional regulator has translation MNTPSRARGTDSAPGGNTPSRARPGEVGPDERARLRASFGRALWGARAQAGLSQAALCAAAGVGPRQVAKLEAGAVRPSDAMCRRLAAVLRASCDDVTRAELALELMAAAGGSLRIWRRRRPLRRRVQLAEAAAAERLRSRAEAAAERERAEALELWTLLNEVPPPAPSRQNPTLLPSGRRVQIRRRSA, from the coding sequence GTGAACACCCCATCGCGCGCACGCGGAACGGACTCCGCGCCCGGCGGCAACACCCCATCGCGCGCGCGACCCGGCGAGGTCGGTCCGGATGAGCGCGCCCGGCTGCGGGCCAGCTTCGGCCGCGCGTTGTGGGGCGCTCGTGCGCAGGCCGGGCTGAGTCAGGCCGCGCTGTGCGCGGCGGCCGGGGTTGGTCCGCGCCAGGTTGCCAAGTTGGAGGCCGGGGCCGTGCGGCCCTCGGATGCGATGTGCCGCCGCTTGGCGGCGGTGCTGCGCGCCAGCTGCGACGACGTGACCCGGGCCGAACTGGCACTGGAGCTGATGGCGGCGGCGGGCGGCTCCCTGCGAATCTGGCGCCGCCGCCGTCCGCTGCGGCGCCGGGTCCAGCTTGCCGAGGCCGCAGCCGCGGAGCGCTTGCGGAGCCGTGCGGAGGCTGCGGCCGAGCGAGAGCGGGCCGAGGCGCTGGAGCTGTGGACACTGCTGAACGAGGTGCCGCCGCCCGCGCCGTCGCGACAAAACCCCACCTTGCTGCCCTCAGGGCGCAGGGTCCAGATTCGTCGAAGGAGTGCGTGA
- a CDS encoding site-specific integrase, which produces MTDTAALVTAGGHVPVHTDTDTIMSEATRRRIVDGIAANTVKAYTRQWTAFTDWCAGQGRTPLPATAETLAEYVGHLADAGRGPSTVQQAMAAVSVRHDAAELPKPNTKGALLVLRSLRRERADAGQRTKQAPPLTVEMLRKLIDATDTDSPTGKRDRLLLVLGLVMMSRRSELSALWIEDVTETENGLEVLVRRSKTDQDAMGEVVPVPRGSHPHSDPVRLLRAWLAVLAKKEITTGPLLRSIDRHGKIGTGQLTTDSISRIVQRLAVRAGLPDAQRYTAHSLRAGGATAAYKAGAPVSAIKKQGRWKSDVVNEYIRVTDRWRDHPMTDIGL; this is translated from the coding sequence ATGACCGACACCGCCGCCCTCGTCACGGCCGGGGGTCACGTCCCGGTGCACACGGACACCGACACGATCATGTCTGAGGCCACCCGTCGGCGAATCGTCGACGGCATTGCCGCGAACACCGTCAAGGCGTACACCCGCCAGTGGACTGCGTTCACCGACTGGTGCGCCGGGCAGGGCCGCACACCCCTGCCCGCGACCGCCGAGACGCTGGCCGAGTACGTCGGCCATCTGGCCGACGCGGGCAGGGGGCCGTCCACGGTCCAGCAGGCCATGGCGGCGGTCTCCGTGCGGCATGACGCCGCCGAGCTGCCCAAGCCCAACACCAAGGGCGCGCTGCTGGTGCTCCGGTCGCTGCGACGCGAACGTGCCGACGCCGGGCAGCGCACCAAGCAGGCCCCGCCCCTGACGGTGGAAATGCTGCGGAAACTGATCGACGCCACCGACACGGACAGCCCCACGGGCAAGCGGGACCGGCTGCTGCTGGTGCTGGGCCTGGTGATGATGTCGCGCCGCTCGGAACTGTCAGCGCTGTGGATCGAGGACGTCACCGAGACGGAGAACGGCTTGGAGGTTTTGGTGCGCAGGAGCAAGACCGACCAGGACGCAATGGGCGAGGTCGTGCCCGTGCCACGCGGCTCGCACCCGCACTCCGACCCGGTGCGGCTGCTGCGAGCATGGCTCGCGGTGCTCGCGAAGAAGGAAATCACCACCGGGCCGCTGCTGCGGTCGATCGACCGGCACGGCAAGATCGGGACCGGACAGCTCACCACCGACTCGATCAGCCGGATCGTGCAGCGCCTTGCCGTCCGGGCCGGGTTGCCCGACGCCCAGCGATACACCGCGCACAGCTTGCGGGCTGGCGGCGCGACGGCCGCGTACAAGGCGGGTGCGCCCGTGTCCGCGATCAAGAAGCAGGGGCGCTGGAAGTCCGACGTGGTCAACGAGTACATCCGCGTTACGGATAGGTGGCGGGACCACCCGATGACGGATATCGGGCTTTAG
- a CDS encoding TetR/AcrR family transcriptional regulator: protein MAAPARTQADRSRETRRKLMVATVECLVERGWAGTTTTLVAERAGVSRGAQLHHFRTRGELVAAAVEHVGAQGVEELRERAAQAPSGAGHTVAVVELLADFYTGPLFTAALELWVAARTDPDLHALVLPLQTRLGRETHRLALELLQVDEGRAGVRAAVQATLDLIRGLALANLLTDDSRRRRRIVRQWAAMLDDALRGERE from the coding sequence ATGGCCGCACCCGCCCGCACCCAGGCCGACCGGAGCCGGGAGACCCGGCGCAAGCTCATGGTCGCCACGGTGGAGTGCCTGGTGGAGCGGGGGTGGGCCGGGACGACGACCACGCTGGTGGCCGAGCGGGCCGGGGTGTCGCGCGGGGCGCAGCTGCACCACTTCCGCACCCGGGGTGAGCTGGTGGCCGCCGCCGTGGAGCACGTCGGGGCGCAGGGGGTGGAGGAGCTCCGGGAGCGGGCCGCGCAGGCGCCGTCCGGGGCCGGGCACACCGTGGCCGTGGTGGAGCTGCTCGCCGACTTCTACACCGGGCCGCTGTTCACCGCCGCGCTGGAACTGTGGGTGGCCGCGCGCACCGATCCCGACCTGCACGCCCTGGTCCTGCCGTTGCAGACCCGGCTCGGCCGGGAGACCCACCGGTTGGCCCTGGAGCTGCTCCAGGTGGACGAGGGACGGGCCGGGGTCCGGGCCGCCGTGCAGGCCACGCTCGACCTCATCCGGGGCCTGGCCCTGGCGAACCTGCTCACCGACGACTCACGCCGCCGGCGCCGCATCGTGCGGCAGTGGGCGGCGATGCTCGACGACGCGCTGCGAGGGGAACGGGAATGA
- a CDS encoding LysR family transcriptional regulator translates to MSLRQYEYALAIAAEGSVTAAAARLRVAQPSISQQIRGLERELGVPLFARSAKGLVPTVAGRAFLREAEVAVTAARRARAVAQAEAGELTGELLVLTQLGLGGRPLHQALGGLRREHPRLSVTLVEEPGRAETERLVRQAAVDVALVPRLPSPDCDFTLHPLGLAPWVVLGPDPGQDSPHIGYERGSALDEHVSRMLRECCGVHTEPVVRVGTPATAVGLAVQGAGVAVVPAAAVPPGHDHGEWPLREVVSLPVFAAVRTAGGPAEHALLRHLEKEDWATM, encoded by the coding sequence ATGAGCCTGCGGCAGTACGAGTACGCGCTGGCCATCGCCGCGGAGGGCTCGGTCACCGCGGCCGCCGCGAGACTGCGCGTGGCGCAACCCTCGATCTCCCAACAGATCCGCGGCCTGGAACGCGAGCTGGGCGTGCCGCTGTTCGCCCGCTCGGCCAAGGGCCTGGTGCCCACGGTGGCCGGGCGCGCGTTCCTGCGCGAGGCCGAGGTCGCGGTGACCGCCGCCCGTCGTGCCCGCGCCGTCGCGCAAGCCGAGGCCGGGGAGCTGACCGGCGAGCTGCTCGTGCTCACCCAGCTCGGCCTCGGCGGCCGCCCGCTGCACCAGGCCCTGGGCGGGCTGCGCCGGGAACACCCGCGCCTGTCGGTGACCCTGGTCGAGGAACCCGGCCGCGCCGAGACCGAACGCCTGGTCCGGCAGGCCGCCGTCGATGTGGCCCTGGTGCCCCGCCTGCCCAGCCCCGACTGCGACTTCACCCTGCACCCGCTCGGCCTGGCACCGTGGGTCGTGCTCGGTCCGGACCCGGGCCAGGACAGCCCGCACATCGGCTACGAGCGCGGCAGCGCGCTGGACGAGCACGTCAGCAGGATGCTGCGCGAGTGCTGCGGGGTGCACACCGAACCCGTGGTGCGCGTGGGCACCCCGGCCACCGCGGTGGGCCTGGCCGTGCAGGGCGCCGGGGTCGCGGTGGTCCCCGCGGCCGCGGTGCCACCCGGGCACGACCACGGGGAGTGGCCCCTGCGCGAGGTCGTCTCGCTGCCGGTGTTCGCCGCGGTGCGCACCGCGGGCGGCCCGGCCGAGCACGCCCTGCTGCGCCACCTGGAGAAAGAGGACTGGGCGACGATGTAG
- a CDS encoding winged helix-turn-helix transcriptional regulator, whose amino-acid sequence MTSPRTCSVARTLSVVGERWSLLVLREVMLGVRRFEAIRQHTGAPRAVLTERLRSLEEAGVLERREYREEGARTRYEYRPTEAGRELQPVLTALMQWGDRHLGAAGDPDWPPLRVAHRGECGGQVRAVLTCEHGHRLGDDGRELDARPSSQALSSRAGPAATPRPRPCCPG is encoded by the coding sequence ATGACCTCTCCCCGGACGTGCTCGGTGGCCCGCACGCTGTCGGTGGTCGGTGAACGCTGGTCCCTGCTGGTCCTGCGCGAGGTGATGCTGGGAGTGCGCCGCTTCGAGGCGATCCGCCAGCACACCGGCGCGCCCCGGGCGGTGCTCACCGAACGCCTGCGCTCGCTGGAGGAGGCCGGGGTGCTGGAGCGGCGCGAGTACCGGGAGGAGGGCGCGCGCACGCGCTACGAGTACCGGCCCACCGAGGCTGGCCGGGAGCTCCAGCCCGTGCTGACCGCGCTCATGCAGTGGGGGGACCGGCACCTGGGTGCGGCCGGTGACCCCGACTGGCCGCCGCTGCGGGTCGCGCACCGGGGGGAGTGCGGCGGGCAGGTGCGGGCCGTGCTCACCTGCGAGCACGGCCACCGGCTGGGCGACGACGGCCGCGAGCTGGACGCGCGGCCGTCGAGCCAGGCCCTCAGCTCTCGGGCCGGTCCAGCTGCCACACCACGTCCACGCCCTTGTTGCCCGGGCTGA
- a CDS encoding oxidoreductase, with amino-acid sequence MTNDKRRVLVTGGSRGIGAAIARKFLAAGDQVLITARSATGTMPEGAEFLAADLRTAEGVRTLAEAVRERFGGLDVLVNNAGAARPVPEGALAVPDQEWQDSLDVNFLSAVRLDRALVPAMREQGSGVVVHISSVITRAPIPQLLHYAAAKSALDVYSRGLAIELAPFGIRVHAVLPGAVDTPGGAKVREDMVADGAPADLGGTAPLGRGGEPEDIANAVAFLASAEASWITGHPVVVDGGEYLRG; translated from the coding sequence ATGACAAACGACAAACGACGTGTGCTGGTGACAGGCGGTTCCCGGGGAATCGGCGCGGCCATCGCCCGCAAATTCCTGGCCGCCGGTGACCAGGTGCTCATCACCGCCCGTTCGGCCACCGGGACCATGCCCGAGGGGGCGGAGTTCCTGGCCGCGGACCTGCGCACCGCCGAGGGCGTGCGGACCCTGGCCGAGGCCGTGCGGGAACGCTTCGGCGGCCTGGACGTTCTGGTCAACAACGCGGGCGCGGCCCGCCCGGTCCCCGAAGGTGCCCTGGCCGTCCCCGACCAGGAGTGGCAGGACTCCCTGGACGTGAACTTCCTTTCCGCGGTCCGCCTGGACCGCGCCCTGGTACCGGCGATGCGGGAACAGGGCAGCGGAGTGGTGGTGCACATCTCCTCGGTCATCACCCGGGCGCCCATTCCGCAACTGCTGCACTACGCGGCGGCCAAATCCGCCCTGGACGTCTACAGCCGCGGCCTGGCGATCGAGCTCGCCCCATTCGGCATTCGTGTGCACGCGGTGCTCCCGGGCGCCGTCGACACCCCGGGAGGGGCGAAGGTACGCGAGGACATGGTGGCCGACGGCGCCCCGGCCGACCTCGGTGGCACCGCGCCGCTGGGCCGGGGCGGTGAGCCCGAGGACATCGCGAACGCGGTCGCCTTCCTGGCCTCGGCCGAGGCCAGCTGGATCACCGGCCACCCGGTGGTCGTGGACGGCGGCGAGTACCTCCGGGGCTAG
- a CDS encoding GNAT family N-acetyltransferase produces MTPPEELATERLLLRRVTPADVDVVQVVASGALEHLRPWMPWAGESYPREKAAEFVAFAHTNWQSGQAYTYLLLREGRLIGIAGLERRLGPDALEIGYWLHQDETGAGYATEAAKALAEAAFSLDWVKYVQIWHDIANEPSGAVPRRLGFREVERREPPRGPLSPGNKGVDVVWQLDRPES; encoded by the coding sequence GTGACCCCGCCCGAGGAGCTGGCCACCGAACGCCTGCTGCTGCGGCGCGTCACCCCGGCCGACGTGGACGTGGTCCAGGTCGTGGCCAGCGGTGCCCTGGAGCACCTGCGCCCGTGGATGCCGTGGGCGGGCGAGTCCTACCCCCGGGAGAAGGCCGCGGAGTTCGTGGCCTTCGCGCACACCAACTGGCAGTCCGGCCAGGCCTACACCTACCTGCTCCTGCGCGAGGGCCGTCTGATCGGCATCGCCGGTCTGGAACGCCGCCTGGGCCCGGACGCCCTGGAGATCGGCTACTGGCTGCACCAGGACGAGACCGGCGCGGGTTACGCCACCGAGGCGGCGAAAGCCTTGGCGGAGGCGGCTTTCAGCCTCGACTGGGTGAAGTACGTGCAGATCTGGCACGACATCGCCAACGAGCCCAGCGGCGCCGTGCCGAGGCGGCTGGGCTTCCGCGAGGTCGAGCGCCGGGAACCGCCGCGCGGCCCGCTCAGCCCGGGCAACAAGGGCGTGGACGTGGTGTGGCAGCTGGACCGGCCCGAGAGCTGA